The Methanocella arvoryzae MRE50 DNA window CGCCGAAACAGGCCGGGCCAGGCTTTCTGTCCTCTCGTCACAGGTCCCCATAACCAGGTATTTTCCGGCCGGGATCAGCCTGCCGAGGCTTTTCAGGCCTGCTTCACATAGATCAGGCGTCGCCTTCAGATAGTGAGCGTTATGCTTACCGTCACCTTTTGGCACGGATGCATACATGGCCTTCATCATCGGAGGCATTTTCATGAATCCCAGCCAGGCAGAAGCGCCAAAACAGCAGCCTTTCATCGCATCTCCGCCCAGGTAGACCGGGGGTACTTCCGGGTGGATAGCCTGTATCAGCAAGGCCTTCGCCAGGCACTTATGACCTTCGGTGACCACTGCCGAGACCTGGACTGCCCCTGCTGGAAGTGTATCGGCCGCGAACGTGTAAACCGGCCTCAAGTGTAGCCTGCCGGCCTGTACGAGCTTTGCGTCGACATGGCTGATCGAGAAATCGGACTGCATAAGGAACCACTAGTTACCATTAGGGATTGGCGCTATTTTATGATAAACGATCGGAAAGGATTCCGCATACCTGGCAGCGTGATCGTTACACGCGAGCGCTCCAGTTGCTCCCGGACAACTGTATCCTCGCTCATGACATCAGTTCGCATTATGTAAATAGTGCCAGACCTGTGGACCGGGATCAGAAGTGAAAACAACAGCGCAGATCATGACGATGATAGCATTACTGATAGCACTGACAGCCCCTGTGGTGGCTCAGGCGTACCCGGGCTTCGGCACCGGAGCGTACCAGCAGCCTGCGACATGGGTTTCGAACTCTGGCATGGGCTGCCCGGGCTGTCCCGGCTGTCCCGATAATCCGATCAGGACACCGGGGGAGCCCGGCTGCTACGTTTATAATCCGGGTTACCCCGGCTACCTGGGCAGCCCGGGATACCAGGGATACCCAGGCTACCTTGGCTGCCCAGGATGCCCGGGATGCCCTGACTACAATGCCACGCCCCGGAACCCTGAAGAGCCAGGCTGCCTGATCGTTCAGTAGCGGGAATGCCGATCGTGACGCGGGCGGACAAAAGTAACGTATTTATCCGCCAGCGCCGAGATTGATCACGTGGACAGCCTGACACATGCCCTCGCTATAACAGTCGTTTTTACCGCTGCTGGCCGGCCAGAGCTTGTCCCTTTTGCAGTCCTGGGAGCAGTCGTCCTGGACATAGACGTAGTATTCCACAGGTTTTCCGACAGGGATCCGCGACTGTATATCTTCACCCATGGCGGGATTACCCACAGCATAGCCGGGGCTGTTGCGACCTCGGTCCTGTTCGCCGTGATCGGGCTTATCGTTGTCACCATGGCGCTGCCGGCATACGGGCCTGTCAGCCCGATCCTTGCGATTTTGGCCGCGATTGCAGGCGGTCTGTCGCACATAGTTCTGGACTATCTGGCGTACCCGGGCATACCTTTGCTATACCCGCTCAGCGATCATAAGTTTACTCTGGGTATCATGGCGGGCCCCAGCATTTTTCTGACAGTGGCGAGCATAATATACCTGTTACTGATCGTGGCGGGCTTAGCCGACACCGGCCATCCATTGCCCTATGTACTGTTCTTTACAGCCGTCGTCCTGGCCAGCGTATCGCTCAAGGTGTACGTCGGCAGCCGCATCGACGGTAAAACGATACCGGGGCTCATACCGATCGACTGGCTGGCAGTTACCGAGACTCCGGATACGGTCAGAGTGATAAAGTACAGCCTGCTCAGGGGACCGGGGGAGAACATAGTGTTCGAGAAATGCAGAGGGCAGCCTGCCGGCAGGCAGCAAGACATGGAGAGCCCTGAGCTAAAGCGCCTGCGCTATCATTCGTATGCGGTTACAGAGGAACACGACGGGGACAAGGTCAG harbors:
- a CDS encoding DUF169 domain-containing protein produces the protein MQSDFSISHVDAKLVQAGRLHLRPVYTFAADTLPAGAVQVSAVVTEGHKCLAKALLIQAIHPEVPPVYLGGDAMKGCCFGASAWLGFMKMPPMMKAMYASVPKGDGKHNAHYLKATPDLCEAGLKSLGRLIPAGKYLVMGTCDERTESLARPVSALCFGTAEQIRNLCGLVHFSRADLFNPVIAAWGAHCATFISYPAGLWENVPKDTAFIGPAASYGNDWFPPDLLALSMPYRMAVQLSEDYGQSFAEKCPDKTYPATRDQL
- a CDS encoding metal-dependent hydrolase — protein: MDSLTHALAITVVFTAAGRPELVPFAVLGAVVLDIDVVFHRFSDRDPRLYIFTHGGITHSIAGAVATSVLFAVIGLIVVTMALPAYGPVSPILAILAAIAGGLSHIVLDYLAYPGIPLLYPLSDHKFTLGIMAGPSIFLTVASIIYLLLIVAGLADTGHPLPYVLFFTAVVLASVSLKVYVGSRIDGKTIPGLIPIDWLAVTETPDTVRVIKYSLLRGPGENIVFEKCRGQPAGRQQDMESPELKRLRYHSYAVTEEHDGDKVRYIDPLREHGYLWYPPYYKSVRVPVKKESGR